From the Platichthys flesus chromosome 6, fPlaFle2.1, whole genome shotgun sequence genome, one window contains:
- the LOC133955015 gene encoding probable E3 ubiquitin-protein ligase HERC3, translating into MFSWGEDCHRVFWSKRPPVDGSTEARVHQFNPGYLIRGLSAGHSVLSFIKTNGDAFIIRTHENKEGRRLRGKQKFVECGEKIQAVSCTDDVVSLLTDSGSVLCVDTTRPPFTPRPMKELCNIPVCQVACGSQHSVALTHDGRVYTWGQDSRGQLGLGQGKPFANSPQQLRSLSSTPLVQVAAGGEQSFALSVSGGVFGWGRNDRGQLGLGDTTDRQTPAPVKGLNMKGTVHISCGKDHTATLTKGGAVFTFGSGQFGQLGHNSFSDQLRPRLVAQLLGAKVTEIACGLHHTLVSTDTKKVYSFGFGEQGQLGHGGESHPSVPLPVQLPQGSSDGPNITNIFAGGNCSFATCSSNEEPNTDGVSNAPQSCLDDMIDKWTSECDAKTWKNIKQEIHRTFSIASCMNQSFLEKRKDKHFQTSSKYHGVNLSLARLAFKRLVRKDDVLSEVVAAVLKLLPSFEDPVGVEGLRIFLLLNDLLHVIQKLHRPQSTELAHAVAAAVLKLSAENLQVIGNWWTTLSASTISAYVRVWKKALSDMLSSTFDPPRSRFRNLLQVLQYMYNANSRTSESQRLPDSDFYLLMDPIFLGLDLCQWTLQTKRNVKKKESCSPCLFMLKQNGGHIQFPIVMDLKSKKWILDVYAEGIKLNSPGLEHLLAEDSLFKLKLRRASISEDTFEQLDAVLHTDYKKRLVVFFDENFEQDDVNVNISDFFNDVFHELVSDESGMFIFNDSKTLAWFPSNATHDHHRYFLFGVLCGLALHNQCIIHLPFSMALFKKLLGVKPSLEDLMEFSPDVGKSLLSILEEYGDKELESLGLDFTISWDGTDVDLDPTNPEKNVTSQNKREFVDAYVNHAFNTSVESVFLEFKRGFYTVYDRDLLKVLRPKELKEVLQGKDFCDWETLKQNTLYERPYQVDHPNMQMFWEVFDELTEDQKKKLLWFVTGFERLPILDNKSMTIRLKCVGDVSQDQFYPETHTCYHYLDLPLYSTREIMKTKLTEALSNSRRSYK; encoded by the exons ATGTTTTCCTGGGGAGAGGACTGTCACCGGGTCTTCTGGTCCAAACGCCCCCCTGTGGACGGGTCAACAGAGGCCAGGGTTCACCAGTTTAACCCGGGTTATCTCATCCGGGGCCTGTCTGCGGGACACAGTGTCCTCAGCTTCATCAAGACCAACGGAGATGCTTTTATCATCCGGACACATGAGAACAAGGAGGGAAGAAGACTCCGAGGGAAACAGA agttCGTGGAGTGCGGAGAGAAGATCCAGGCTGTGAGCTGCACTGATGACGtagtgtccctgctgactgacAGCGGCTCGGTCCTCTGTGTGGACACCACGCGCCCCCCCTTCACACCAAG GCCGATGAAGGAGTTGTGTAACATACCTGTTTGTCAGGTGGCGTGTGGGAGTCAACACTCAGTCGCCCTGACTCACG ATGGCCGGGTGTACACGTGGGGTCAGGACTCCAGGGGCCAGCTGGGTCTGGGCCAGGGGAAGCCCTTCGCCAACTCACCCCAGCAGCTCCGCTCCCTGTCGTCGACCCCACTGGTTCAGGTCGCCGCGGGGGGGGAGCAGAGCTTCGCCCTCTCTGTCAGTGGAGGTGTGTTCGGCTGGGGAAGAAATGACCGTGGGCAGCTCGGGCTGGGAGACACAACAG acagacagacaccagCTCCAGTTAAAGGTCTGAACATGAAGGGAACTGTTCACATTTCCTGTGGGAAGGATCACACTGCTACTCTAACTAAG GGTGGTGCTGTGTTTACGTTCGGCTCGGGGCAGTTCGGGCAGCTCGGGCACAACTCGTTCTCTGATCAGCTCCGTCCTCGTCTTGTTGCCCAGCTGTTGGGGGCAAAGGTCACCGAGATCGCATGTGGACT ACACCACACGTTAGTGTCCACAGACACCAAGAAGGTTTACTCCTTTGGGTTTGGAGAGCAAGGGCAGCTGGGACACGGAGGCGAGAGTCATCCGTCTGTGCCGCTCCCCGTTCAACTGCCACAAG GCAGCAGTGATGGTCCCAATATTACAAACATCTTCGCAGGAGGAAACTGTTCATTTGCGACATGCTCGTCTAACGAG GAGCCAAACACTGACGGGGTCAGTAATGCCCCACAGTCTTGTCTTGATGACATGATCGACAAATGGACGTCTGAATGTGATGCAAAAACctggaaaaatataaaaca GGAAATCCACAGGACTTTTTCCATAGCATCTTGTATGAATCAAAGTTTCCTGGAGAAAAG aaaagacaaacatttccaGACCTCATCAAAGTACCACGGCGTGAACTTGTCGCTTGCACGACTCGCTTTCAAGAGACTGGTGAGGAAGGACGATGTTTTGTCAGAG GTGGTGGCTGCTGTCCTGAAGCTGCTTCCCTCTTTTGAGGATCCAGTGGGAGTGGAGGGGTTGAGGATCTTCTTGCTTCTCAATGATCTTCTTCACGTGATCCAGAAGCTCCATCGACCACAGAGCACCGAGCTCGCTCACGCCGTTGCTGCTGCCGTTCTGAAGCTGTCTGCTGAGAACCTTCAGGTCATAG GAAACTGGTGGACGACACTGTCAGCCTCCACCATATCAGCATATGTTAGGGTTTGGAAGAAAGCCCTCTCAGACATGCTCTCCTCAACCTTTGATCCTCCCCGCTCCAGATTCAGAAATCTGTTACAAGTCCTCCAGTACATGTACAAT GCAAACAGcaggacctcagagtctcaaAGGCTGCCAGACAGCGACTTCTATTTGCTCATGGACCCAATCTTTCTTGGTTTGGATCTGTGTCAATGGACTTTACAGACTAAacgaaatgtaaaaaaaaaggaaagttgcAGTCCCTGTCTATTCATGTTAAAACAGAATGGTGgccacataca ATTTCCAATTGTGATGGATCTGAAATCAAAGAAATGGATTCTTGATGTTTATGCAGAAGGCATCAAG TTGAATAGCCCTGGACTAGAACATCTGCTTGCTGAAGATTCACTTTTTAAACTGAAGCTGAGACGGGCATCCATTTCAGAAGACACTTTTGAACAACTGGATGCTGTTCTTCACACGGACTACAAAAAAAGACTTGTG GTCTTTTTTGATGAGAACTTTGAGCAAGACGATGTCAATGTCAACATCAGCGACTTTTTTAATGACGTCTTTCACGAGCTGGTGTCCGACGAATCAGGGATGTTCATTTTCAACGACTCCAAAACACTTGCATGGTTCCCTTCAAAT GCAACACACGACCACCACAGGTACTTCCTGTTCGGAGTTCTGTGTGGATTGGCTTTGCACAACCAGTGCATCATACACCTACCGTTCTCAATGGCTCTGTTCAAGAAGCTGCTCGGTGTGAAGCCTTCGCTGGAGGACCTAATGGAATTCAGTCCAGACGTCGGAAA gAGTctgctgtccatcctggaagaatATGGGGACAAAGAGTTGGAAAGCCTAGGCTTGGATTTTACA ATCAGCTGGGATGGGACAGACGTTGACCTTGATCCCACAAACCCTGAAAAAAATGTGACAAGTCAAAACAA GAGGGAGTTTGTGGACGCCTACGTGAATCATGCCTTCAACACATCTGTGGAGAGCGTGTTTCTGGAGTTCAAGAGAGGCTTCTACACGGTTTACGACCGGGACTTGTTGAAGGTTTTGCGGCCAAAGGAGCTGAAGGAAGTCCTGCAGGGCAAAGACTTCTGTGACTGGGAAACGCTGAAACAG AACACACTTTACGAGCGGCCGTACCAGGTTGACCACCCCAACATGCAGATGTTTTGGGAGGTTTTTGATGAACTAACCGAGgatcagaagaagaagctccTAT GGTTTGTGACCGGTTTTGAAAGGTTGCCCATTCTTGACAATAAAAGCATGACCATCAGGCTCAAGTGCGTCGGTGATGTCTCTCAGGACCAGTTCtaccctgaaacacacacgtgttaccattatctggatctgcccctATACTCAACCAGGGAGATTATGAAAACCAAGCTGACAGAGGCCCTAAGCAACAGTAGAAGAAGCTACAAGTGA